The proteins below are encoded in one region of Firmicutes bacterium HGW-Firmicutes-1:
- a CDS encoding alcohol dehydrogenase: MKFEFMTANRILFERGAINQIGKLAKNMGNKVLLTSGMSTEDTDKVVGYLKEEGLDTIVLFVQGEPSVEGIKAGLDQARNEKCDMVIGFGGGSAMDSGKIIAAMLKNPGEVLEYLEIIGEGRSLLMPSAPCIAIPTTSGTGAEVTKNSVLSSNEKKIKVSLRSPFMLPELVLIDPELTKSVPPAVTASTGLDALTQVLEPFVSNAANPITDAFCREGMSRAAKSLKRAFDQGDDIIAREDMAIASLFGGLALANAKLGAVHGFAGVIGGMYPIPHGVVCATLLPHVIETNVKALKERDSSSEALKRFDEVAQILTGNSNAKAAEGVIWIQELCNHLKVPGLSTFGMTQNEFPAIIEKSMGASSMKGNPIQLTYEELEYILNKAL; this comes from the coding sequence ATGAAATTTGAATTTATGACTGCAAATAGGATTCTTTTTGAAAGAGGTGCAATTAACCAAATTGGTAAATTAGCAAAAAATATGGGAAACAAAGTATTACTTACCTCTGGAATGTCAACTGAAGATACAGATAAGGTAGTTGGTTATTTGAAAGAAGAAGGGTTAGATACGATTGTGTTATTTGTTCAGGGGGAACCCTCTGTTGAAGGAATAAAAGCTGGCTTAGACCAAGCAAGGAATGAAAAATGTGATATGGTAATTGGCTTCGGTGGTGGAAGCGCGATGGATAGTGGGAAAATCATTGCTGCTATGCTAAAGAATCCAGGAGAAGTCCTTGAATATTTAGAAATTATCGGAGAAGGACGTTCACTCTTAATGCCCTCTGCACCATGTATTGCTATACCAACCACATCAGGTACAGGAGCAGAAGTTACCAAAAACTCGGTATTAAGTTCAAATGAGAAGAAAATAAAAGTAAGTTTACGTAGTCCATTTATGTTGCCTGAATTGGTACTGATTGATCCAGAATTAACAAAGAGTGTCCCGCCAGCAGTAACCGCGAGTACGGGTCTAGATGCATTAACACAAGTATTGGAACCCTTTGTATCGAATGCTGCAAATCCAATTACAGATGCATTTTGTCGTGAGGGAATGTCTCGAGCAGCCAAGTCTTTAAAAAGAGCATTTGATCAAGGAGACGATATCATTGCAAGAGAAGATATGGCAATAGCAAGTCTCTTTGGTGGATTGGCCCTTGCAAACGCAAAACTAGGTGCTGTTCATGGGTTTGCAGGAGTAATTGGTGGTATGTATCCGATACCTCATGGCGTAGTATGTGCAACATTATTACCTCATGTGATTGAAACAAATGTTAAGGCCCTCAAAGAGCGCGACTCTAGTAGTGAAGCGCTAAAACGTTTTGATGAGGTAGCTCAAATATTAACAGGCAATAGCAATGCAAAAGCTGCTGAAGGAGTTATTTGGATTCAAGAACTATGCAATCATCTTAAAGTGCCGGGATTGTCAACATTTGGAATGACTCAAAATGAATTTCCAGCCATTATTGAAAAATCAATGGGTGCAAGTAGTATGAAAGGAAACCCAATTCAATTGACCTATGAAGAATTGGAATATATTTTAAATAAAGCGTTATAA
- the splB gene encoding spore photoproduct lyase, which yields MFKPERIIFEKDALNYPIGQEIKNYFNSNANIEQTVVSSNRVKNLIPGDELKEQYVNGKKTLVVGVKKGMKFQSCKPSAHYQLPLVSGCMGMCQYCYLNTRLGDRPYIKVHVNIEDILNQAREYTEERIPDITIFEGAATSDPIPLEPYTHSLQRAIEFFGNHEYTRFRFVTKYNDVDGLLDLKHNGHTEIRFSINTDTIIKQYEQGTASRDKRIEASIKMMQSGYPVGFLIAPVFIYPEWQKDYHQLLEILKDKIPKMLKFPITFEIISHRYTTTAKNRILEVFPETTLPMNEEDRKYKHGQFGYGKYIYKNEDMKDIKEFFAHEINRLFDSNEIKYII from the coding sequence GTGTTTAAACCAGAAAGAATCATTTTTGAAAAAGATGCATTAAATTATCCCATAGGACAAGAAATAAAAAATTATTTTAATAGCAATGCTAATATTGAACAAACAGTAGTTTCAAGTAACAGGGTAAAAAATTTAATTCCTGGTGATGAATTAAAAGAACAATATGTAAATGGTAAAAAAACATTGGTGGTAGGGGTAAAGAAGGGAATGAAATTTCAATCCTGTAAGCCGTCCGCCCACTATCAGCTACCTTTAGTTTCAGGATGTATGGGTATGTGTCAGTATTGTTATTTGAACACTAGATTAGGCGATAGGCCTTATATAAAAGTTCATGTTAATATTGAAGATATCCTAAATCAAGCTAGAGAATATACTGAGGAACGTATACCTGATATCACAATTTTTGAAGGAGCTGCTACATCAGACCCTATTCCATTAGAACCATACACACATAGTTTGCAAAGGGCAATTGAATTTTTTGGCAATCATGAGTATACAAGATTTAGGTTTGTTACTAAGTATAATGATGTAGATGGTTTATTAGATTTAAAACATAATGGTCATACAGAAATTAGATTTAGCATCAATACGGATACCATTATCAAACAGTACGAACAAGGCACTGCATCTAGAGATAAAAGGATAGAGGCTAGTATAAAAATGATGCAATCGGGATATCCCGTAGGGTTTTTGATAGCACCAGTATTTATTTATCCTGAATGGCAGAAAGATTATCATCAATTGCTAGAGATTCTTAAAGATAAAATACCTAAAATGTTAAAATTCCCTATTACATTTGAAATCATTTCCCATAGGTATACAACTACAGCTAAAAATAGAATTCTTGAAGTATTTCCAGAAACAACTTTACCTATGAATGAAGAAGATAGAAAGTATAAGCATGGTCAGTTTGGATATGGTAAATATATATATAAAAACGAGGATATGAAAGATATTAAAGAGTTTTTTGCACATGAAATTAATCGTTTATTTGATAGTAATGAAATTAAATATATAATATAA
- a CDS encoding NAD(+)--rifampin ADP-ribosyltransferase, with protein MNKEEVTELITILQGDESLDSGPYYHGTKADLKMGDLLETSHSSNYGKRKKANYVYLTATLDAAMWGAELAVGDEPGRIYRVEPTGTIEDDPNLTDKKFPGNPTRSYRTRHPLRIVGEVLDWEGHSPEELQKMRNHLDELKRLGIEATND; from the coding sequence ATGAACAAAGAGGAAGTGACAGAATTGATTACTATATTGCAGGGCGATGAATCCTTGGACTCAGGACCTTACTACCACGGCACAAAAGCCGACTTGAAAATGGGGGACTTGTTGGAAACCAGCCATAGCTCTAACTATGGCAAACGAAAGAAGGCCAACTACGTCTATCTGACCGCGACACTAGATGCGGCTATGTGGGGAGCTGAACTTGCGGTAGGCGATGAACCCGGTCGGATCTATCGTGTGGAACCCACTGGTACCATTGAGGATGACCCCAATTTGACGGATAAAAAGTTTCCAGGGAACCCAACTAGGTCATACCGCACTCGACATCCACTGAGAATAGTGGGTGAAGTCTTGGACTGGGAGGGACACTCCCCAGAGGAGCTCCAGAAAATGCGGAATCACCTTGACGAGCTTAAACGACTCGGTATCGAGGCAACTAACGACTAA
- a CDS encoding XRE family transcriptional regulator, with amino-acid sequence MLTFEQLGLKLKEHRESKDLSQKELASLLLEKGINLTRESISKIESGKRLVNAIELRVIAETLNTNTETLLGEEEEEINLVGLCRRNGDIEVTEEVEWALDDLWYFMTTIARQKKLYKGEIKIEKNEPSWV; translated from the coding sequence ATGTTAACGTTTGAGCAATTAGGTCTTAAATTGAAAGAGCATAGAGAAAGCAAAGATTTAAGCCAAAAAGAGTTAGCATCTTTATTATTAGAAAAAGGAATAAATTTGACTAGAGAATCTATTAGTAAAATAGAAAGTGGAAAGCGTTTAGTTAATGCAATTGAGTTGAGAGTAATTGCAGAGACTTTGAATACCAATACTGAAACATTATTAGGTGAGGAAGAAGAAGAGATTAATTTAGTTGGATTATGTAGACGAAATGGTGATATAGAAGTGACAGAAGAAGTTGAGTGGGCTTTAGATGACTTATGGTATTTTATGACAACCATTGCTAGACAAAAGAAGCTATATAAAGGCGAAATTAAGATAGAAAAAAATGAACCGAGTTGGGTGTAA
- a CDS encoding peptidase, giving the protein MAKGYSFIDYTKEDKLLRLAIREKAEETLIRYAKKGISDIFDIVENEAVLFVRPEEIVKMSGATLFNDGMLLMFINSAYTLGHQRFTAAHELGHIVLHLEKIKEVHLLKKDETLEREADLFATEFLMPVNGVTEMFYKLVDVEPLDVTLDDIIIMHNYFKVSFKAMLKRLVYLGLCAVENYGELEEWCSLDKAESLRKKTEQLGYSCDLISKNKRYYINKEYEFILMKNYKKGVISFAKYAETLDYMGKSPLKKGDWDASNN; this is encoded by the coding sequence ATGGCTAAAGGATATAGTTTTATTGATTATACTAAAGAAGATAAATTATTAAGGTTGGCAATAAGAGAAAAGGCAGAAGAAACATTAATTAGATATGCAAAGAAAGGCATATCTGATATTTTTGATATTGTAGAAAATGAAGCTGTTCTTTTTGTTAGACCAGAAGAAATTGTTAAGATGTCAGGAGCTACGTTATTTAATGACGGTATGCTTTTGATGTTTATTAATTCTGCTTATACTTTGGGGCATCAAAGGTTTACAGCGGCGCATGAGTTAGGTCATATTGTGTTGCACTTGGAAAAAATTAAAGAAGTACATCTATTAAAAAAAGATGAAACTCTAGAGAGAGAAGCAGATTTATTTGCAACAGAGTTCTTAATGCCCGTTAATGGGGTAACAGAAATGTTCTACAAACTAGTTGATGTAGAGCCATTAGATGTAACTTTAGATGATATCATTATTATGCATAATTACTTTAAAGTCAGCTTTAAAGCAATGTTAAAAAGACTTGTCTATTTAGGCTTATGTGCTGTTGAAAATTATGGAGAGTTAGAAGAATGGTGTAGCTTGGATAAGGCTGAAAGTTTGAGGAAAAAAACAGAACAATTGGGTTATAGTTGTGATTTGATAAGTAAGAATAAAAGGTACTATATTAATAAAGAGTACGAATTTATTTTGATGAAAAATTACAAAAAAGGGGTTATTTCTTTTGCGAAGTATGCAGAGACATTAGATTATATGGGTAAAAGTCCCTTGAAAAAGGGGGATTGGGATGCGAGTAACAACTAA
- a CDS encoding NAD(P)H:quinone oxidoreductase: MKVLILFYSTYGHIFKMATAVSEGASSVEGAEVILRRVPETLTTEILESIGALEAQKAFEDVPIVTLDDLANADAVIFGTPTRFGNMAAQMKSFLDSTGGLWAKGQLIGKVGSVFTSSATQHGGQESTILNFHTTLLHHGFVIVGLPYSFQEQMTLTEINGCSPYGASTVTGGSGERFPSELELNGARFQGKHVAEIAKKLFS, encoded by the coding sequence ATGAAAGTATTAATATTGTTTTATTCAACCTATGGACATATATTTAAAATGGCAACAGCAGTTAGCGAAGGTGCTTCAAGCGTTGAAGGCGCTGAGGTAATTCTTCGTAGAGTACCTGAAACTTTGACTACAGAAATACTTGAATCAATAGGAGCATTAGAAGCTCAAAAAGCCTTCGAAGACGTTCCTATTGTAACCCTAGATGATTTGGCAAATGCTGATGCAGTCATTTTCGGTACACCAACTCGCTTCGGTAATATGGCTGCTCAAATGAAATCATTTTTAGATTCCACAGGTGGCTTATGGGCTAAAGGACAATTAATTGGTAAGGTTGGAAGCGTATTTACTTCTTCTGCAACCCAACATGGAGGTCAAGAATCAACTATTTTGAACTTCCATACCACTTTACTTCATCATGGATTTGTAATTGTCGGATTACCTTACTCTTTTCAAGAGCAAATGACCTTAACCGAAATCAATGGCTGTAGTCCATATGGAGCTTCAACGGTTACTGGTGGAAGTGGCGAAAGATTCCCGAGTGAACTTGAACTCAACGGTGCAAGATTCCAAGGAAAGCATGTAGCTGAAATCGCCAAAAAATTATTTAGCTAA
- a CDS encoding MarR family transcriptional regulator — protein MKNKLSYGESTDINLKALVTLTRGTQTVRRKEMHTVKAGGLTASQFGVLEVLYHKGDLRINEIIEKMLSTGGNMTVVIDNLEKDGFISRYPAPDDRRSTIVSITNKGTTLFETVFPDHIENINKIFNVLTTEEKQSLINIMKKLGGVS, from the coding sequence ATGAAAAACAAATTGAGTTACGGCGAATCCACAGACATAAATCTAAAAGCTCTTGTAACCCTAACACGTGGTACTCAAACTGTCAGAAGAAAAGAAATGCACACAGTAAAGGCAGGAGGCTTAACAGCATCTCAGTTTGGTGTATTAGAAGTTTTATATCATAAGGGCGATTTAAGAATAAATGAAATCATAGAAAAGATGCTATCAACCGGTGGCAACATGACAGTTGTTATCGATAATCTAGAAAAAGACGGCTTCATTTCTAGATATCCTGCCCCAGATGATCGTCGAAGCACTATCGTATCCATAACTAACAAAGGAACGACTCTATTTGAAACCGTTTTTCCGGACCATATAGAGAATATCAATAAAATATTTAATGTTCTCACTACAGAAGAAAAACAGTCACTCATCAATATCATGAAAAAATTAGGTGGAGTTTCATAA
- a CDS encoding glycoside hydrolase: MKKICLLMMIALIFAGCVNRNVPSKEVLSEVKDSIRDVEPKEIVVGVDERVDVIVDSMSLEEKVGQLFVVDLFSYNNDQEVVEISEELERKLLDFPVGGVIFFSDNIVNREQVIGLIDKLQETSEVPLFISIDEEGGNVRRLGKNSEMGMTPIPVASIIGNTLDIHNAYQVGKILGKELNALGFNMDFAPVADVNTNESNPVIGVRAFSSDPSAVGDMVSEEIKGLQEQGVAAVAKHFPGHGDTSSDTHTGAVFVNHDKKRLDEVELIPFSKAINVGVKGIMVAHIALPNITNNDVPASLSQPIITDILREEMNYNGLVITDALNMGAITDLYEADKACIQALEAGVDILLMPEDFDLAYEGMIKAVKSGELAEERIDISVKRIIKLKSEIGLFEKNRIRQPLSVIGSKEHLDIINEIIK, translated from the coding sequence ATGAAGAAGATATGTTTGTTGATGATGATTGCGCTGATTTTCGCAGGATGTGTGAATAGAAATGTACCTTCAAAAGAAGTTTTATCAGAGGTTAAGGATTCGATAAGGGATGTAGAGCCTAAAGAGATTGTTGTTGGTGTAGATGAGAGGGTTGATGTGATTGTTGATTCGATGAGCTTGGAAGAGAAGGTGGGTCAATTATTTGTTGTTGATTTATTTTCGTATAACAATGATCAGGAAGTTGTTGAGATTTCGGAAGAGTTGGAGAGGAAGTTGCTTGATTTTCCAGTTGGAGGTGTGATCTTTTTTTCTGATAATATTGTGAATAGAGAGCAAGTAATTGGTCTTATAGATAAATTGCAAGAGACAAGTGAAGTTCCGTTGTTTATTTCTATAGATGAGGAAGGTGGTAATGTAAGAAGGCTTGGTAAAAATAGTGAAATGGGGATGACGCCGATTCCCGTGGCTTCAATAATTGGAAATACATTAGATATACATAATGCTTATCAAGTAGGGAAAATATTAGGGAAAGAGCTTAATGCATTGGGGTTTAATATGGATTTTGCACCAGTGGCAGATGTGAATACAAATGAGAGTAATCCAGTGATTGGGGTCAGAGCTTTTTCTAGTGATCCTAGTGCAGTTGGTGATATGGTTTCGGAAGAAATAAAGGGCTTGCAGGAACAAGGAGTAGCAGCAGTTGCAAAACATTTTCCAGGGCATGGGGATACCTCCTCAGATACCCATACGGGGGCAGTATTTGTTAATCATGATAAAAAGAGATTGGATGAAGTCGAACTGATTCCTTTTTCTAAGGCTATCAATGTAGGGGTTAAAGGTATTATGGTGGCGCATATTGCGTTACCTAATATAACGAACAATGATGTTCCAGCTTCGTTATCACAACCTATTATTACCGACATTCTAAGAGAAGAAATGAATTATAATGGGTTGGTTATTACAGATGCATTGAATATGGGTGCAATAACTGATTTGTATGAAGCTGATAAGGCGTGTATTCAAGCACTCGAAGCTGGTGTTGATATATTGTTAATGCCAGAGGATTTTGATTTGGCATATGAAGGAATGATCAAGGCGGTAAAAAGTGGTGAGTTAGCAGAAGAAAGAATTGATATTTCAGTAAAAAGAATAATCAAACTGAAGAGTGAGATTGGTTTATTTGAAAAGAATAGGATCAGACAACCGTTAAGCGTTATTGGCTCGAAAGAGCATTTGGATATTATAAATGAAATCATAAAGTGA
- a CDS encoding hydroxyacid dehydrogenase (Involved in the metabolism of aromatic amino acids), with protein sequence MKIVILDANSLGGDLDLSVFEAFGELNIYGFTDKNEVIERIQDVDVIITNKVQLNETNLKFAAKLKLICITGTGTNNIDKSYAVKNNMTVCNVVDYSTESVAQHTFATLFYLYESLAFYDHYIKEGLYINDDKYRHFQKRFFELKGKTWGIIGLGNIGKRVAEIASVFGCKVIYFSTSGKNRDNKYPLVDLNTLLRTSDVVSIHAPLNEHTYNLITLKELKIMKPTAYLLNLGRGGIVHEEDLAKAIEEEVILGVGLDVLEKEPMDIDNPFIKLKDNPRLFITPHVAWASVEARNRVISEVYKNIEAFRKGEQRNVITK encoded by the coding sequence ATGAAAATTGTTATTTTAGATGCAAATTCCTTAGGTGGGGATCTTGACTTATCAGTATTTGAAGCATTCGGTGAGCTAAATATTTATGGCTTTACTGATAAAAACGAAGTAATTGAAAGAATCCAAGATGTAGACGTCATTATTACAAATAAGGTACAATTAAATGAAACCAACTTAAAATTTGCAGCAAAGCTCAAATTAATTTGTATTACGGGAACGGGAACAAATAACATTGATAAGAGTTATGCGGTGAAAAATAATATGACGGTATGTAATGTCGTAGATTATTCTACGGAAAGTGTTGCTCAACATACTTTTGCTACCTTGTTTTATTTATACGAGAGTTTAGCCTTTTATGATCATTATATTAAGGAAGGTTTGTACATCAATGATGACAAATACCGACATTTCCAAAAACGCTTCTTTGAACTTAAAGGAAAAACATGGGGAATTATAGGCTTGGGAAATATAGGAAAAAGAGTTGCAGAAATTGCGAGTGTATTTGGATGTAAAGTGATCTACTTTTCTACTTCAGGCAAAAATAGGGATAATAAGTATCCGTTAGTGGACCTCAATACTTTGCTAAGAACTTCAGATGTAGTCTCTATTCATGCACCATTAAACGAGCATACATACAATCTAATTACATTAAAGGAACTAAAGATTATGAAACCCACAGCATATTTATTGAATCTTGGAAGAGGCGGAATTGTTCATGAAGAGGATCTTGCCAAAGCGATAGAAGAGGAAGTTATTCTGGGTGTGGGATTAGATGTGCTTGAAAAAGAACCAATGGATATCGATAATCCATTTATTAAATTGAAGGATAATCCAAGATTATTCATTACGCCTCATGTTGCTTGGGCAAGTGTAGAAGCAAGGAATAGAGTAATAAGTGAAGTTTATAAAAATATAGAAGCCTTTCGCAAGGGTGAACAGCGAAACGTGATAACCAAATAA